One window of Watersipora subatra chromosome 3, tzWatSuba1.1, whole genome shotgun sequence genomic DNA carries:
- the LOC137390571 gene encoding vesicular inhibitory amino acid transporter-like, with protein MFIVSFPYAVHQGGYWAIFAMLAVAGICCYTGKILVECLYVTGKDGVKKRVRTSYGEIAEQVLGKWMGKVLVSSAQVIELLMTCILYVLLAGELLKGSFSTKSMPLSAWICLSTIPLLFCSFLKTMRRVSFLSLWCSIAHMFINIMIILYCLTLVHQWQPLAVKINPNIWTVPISLGIIVFSYTSQIFLPTLEGKMVRRERFNCMMHCTHIAAAVFKAVFSYIGYITWGENTQEVITNNLPRTLKIAVNVILVVKALLSYPLPYFAAVEIIEKAFFDKKTIFPSCYRENVSIKWWGIGLRALLVIATTLLAIFIPHFALLMGLIGNFTGTTLSFILPCVFYLSLKRDELHWYSKLWLLFIIFLGTLSGSIGIYYSFRALVLAFQGRSVIPWSHTNSFSKFDDMAANETLQISIMGG; from the coding sequence ATGTTCATCGTCAGTTTTCCCTACGCCGTGCATCAAGGTGGCTATTGGGCGATCTTTGCGATGTTAGCTGTCGCAGGGATATGTTGTTACACCGGCAAAATTCTAGTCGAATGTCTGTACGTCACTGGAAAAGATGGCGTAAAGAAACGAGTGAGGACAAGCTATGGAGAGATAGCCGAGCAGGTGCTCGGTAAATGGATGGGAAAAGTACTCGTAAGCAGTGCCCAAGTTATCGAGTTACTCATGACTTGTATTCTCTACGTATTGCTCGCCGGTGAGCTGCTCAAGGGAAGCTTTTCAACTAAATCAATGCCTCTTAGCGCTTGGATTTGTTTGAGTACTATCCCGTTGCTCTTTTGCTCTTTCCTGAAAACCATGCGACGAGTGTCTTTTCTGAGCTTATGGTGTTCCATCGCTCACATGTTTATAAACATAATGATAATTCTATATTGTTTAACATTAGTGCATCAATGGCAGCCTCTAGCCGTTAAAATCAATCCTAACATCTGGACCGTTCCTATATCACTAGGGATTATTGTATTTAGCTATACCTCGCAGATATTTTTACCAACGCTTGAAGGCAAGATGGTGAGACGAGAAAGGTTTAACTGTATGATGCATTGCACCCATATAGCGGCAGCGGTGTTTAAGGCTGTTTTCTCCTACATAGGATATATCACGTGGGGTGAAAATACGCAAGAAGTTATCACCAATAATCTTCCCCGTACTCTTAAGATAGCTGTCAATGTTATCCTAGTTGTAAAGGCTCTCCTTAGCTATCCGCTACCATACTTTGCAGCTGTGGAAATTATAGAAAAGGCATTTTTCGATAAGAAAACCATTTTTCCGTCTTGCTATAGAGAAAATGTTTCCATAAAATGGTGGGGTATCGGTTTAAGAGCCCTGTTGGTGATTGCAACAACGCTCTTAGCGATATTCATCCCTCATTTCGCTTTGTTAATGGGGCTCATTGGTAATTTCACCGGCACCACACTGTCATTCATCTTGCCTTGCGTATTCTACTTGAGCCTAAAGCGAGACGAACTTCATTGGTATTCCAAACTTTGGCTGTTGTTTATCATATTCCTTGGAACACTCTCTGGCTCAATCGGTATATACTATTCGTTTAGGGCACTCGTTCTCGCTTTTCAAGGAAGAAGTGTCATTCCATGGAGTCATACAAACTCATTTTCAAAGTTTGACGACATGGCTGCTAATGAGACCTTGCAAATAAGTATAATGGGAGGTTAA
- the LOC137390572 gene encoding uncharacterized protein, whose product MLHDYSCKSKKLCSNPNDNRYNSYGNRYNPYGNRYNPYGNKYNPYGNRYNPYGNRYNPYDNRYNPYGNRYNPYGDRYNPYGNKYNPYGNRYNPYGNRHNPYDNRYNSYGNRYNPYGNRYNPYGNRYNPYGNRYNPYGNKYNPFSNRYNPYGNRYNPYGNRYNPYGNRYNPYGNKYNPFGNRYNPYGDRYNPYGNKYNPYGNRYNPYGNRYNPYSNRYNSYGNRYNPYGNRYNPYGNRYDPYGNRYNSYGNRYNPYGNRCNPCDNRHNLYT is encoded by the coding sequence ATGTTACATGATTATTCATGCAAATCCAAGAAATTGTGCAGTAATCCAAATGATAACAGGTATAATTCCTATGGTAACAGGTATAATCCATACGGTAACAGGTATAATCCATATGGTAACAAGTATAATCCATACGGTAACAGGTATAATCCATACGGTAACAGGTATAATCCATACGATAACAGGTATAATCCATACGGTAACAGGTATAATCCATACGGTGACAGGTATAATCCATACGGTAATAAGTATAATCCATACGGTAACAGGTATAATCCATACGGTAACAGGCATAATCCATACGATAACAGGTATAATTCATATGGTAACAGGTATAATCCATACGGTAACAGGTATAACCCATACGGTAACAGGTATAATCCATATGGTAACAGGTATAACCCATACGGTAACAAGTATAATCCATTCAGTAACAGGTATAATCCATACGGTAACAGGTATAATCCATACGGTAACAGGTATAATCCATATGGTAACAGGTATAACCCATACGGTAACAAGTATAATCCATTCGGTAACAGGTATAATCCATACGGTGACAGGTATAATCCATACGGTAATAAATATAATCCATACGGTAACAGGTATAATCCATACGGTAACAGGTATAATCCATACAGTAACAGGTATAATTCATACGGTAACAGGTATAATCCGTACGGTAACAGGTATAATCCATATGGTAACAGGTATGATCCATACGGTAACCGGTATAATTCATATGGTAACAGGTATAACCCATATGGTAACAGGTGTAATCCATGTGATAACAGGCATAATCTATATACGTAG